From Bacillus basilensis, a single genomic window includes:
- a CDS encoding D-alanyl-D-alanine carboxypeptidase family protein: MKQLKWGRITILLVIILGVCWFLFQGTQKSTASVEGPPLQVAELPETGLTEKVVPPKYIPPEIDAKAAMIIDASNGDIIYQHNENEAFAPASMSKMMTAYLLLENVHNGKVRWEDPVKMSAKAAQTEGARIPVQVNDTLTVKDLFHALMIESANNSAVALAEHLAKTEKDFVQLMNAKAKQLKMSDYAKFANASGLQEPDGSETKMTAADVANLAYHLIKDYPEILEVTHLRQSQLAFNNINVISTNDMLNKNNKALYIEGIDGLKTGFTDSAGYCFTGTAKQGDTRIITVVMGTKGKTKRFTETNKLMSYAFGLVK, translated from the coding sequence ATGAAGCAGTTAAAATGGGGAAGGATAACGATCCTATTAGTTATTATTTTAGGGGTATGTTGGTTCTTATTCCAAGGAACTCAAAAGAGTACAGCAAGTGTAGAGGGACCACCTTTACAAGTGGCAGAACTACCTGAAACAGGATTAACTGAAAAAGTAGTACCGCCAAAGTACATCCCACCGGAAATTGATGCAAAAGCAGCTATGATTATCGATGCGAGTAATGGAGATATTATTTATCAACATAATGAAAATGAAGCTTTTGCGCCAGCTAGTATGTCCAAGATGATGACAGCGTACCTTTTATTAGAAAATGTACATAACGGGAAAGTTCGCTGGGAAGATCCAGTGAAAATGAGTGCGAAAGCGGCACAAACAGAAGGTGCGAGAATCCCAGTTCAAGTGAATGACACATTGACTGTTAAAGATCTGTTCCATGCATTAATGATTGAATCAGCAAATAATTCCGCTGTGGCGTTAGCGGAACATCTGGCAAAAACGGAGAAAGATTTCGTTCAGCTTATGAATGCAAAAGCGAAACAGTTAAAAATGTCGGATTATGCTAAATTCGCAAATGCATCAGGACTACAGGAACCTGATGGAAGTGAGACGAAGATGACAGCTGCTGATGTAGCAAACTTGGCATATCATCTTATAAAAGATTATCCAGAAATATTAGAAGTGACTCACTTACGTCAAAGTCAGTTAGCATTTAATAATATTAATGTTATAAGTACAAATGATATGTTAAATAAAAATAATAAAGCTTTATATATAGAAGGAATAGACGGATTAAAAACAGGATTCACAGATAGCGCAGGGTATTGTTTTACGGGTACGGCCAAACAAGGGGATACTCGTATTATTACAGTTGTAATGGGAACGAAAGGTAAAACGAAGCGTTTTACAGAGACGAATAAGCTAATGTCTTATGCATTTGGCTTAGTTAAGTAA
- a CDS encoding nitroreductase family protein: protein MMAKDFYSAIEDRRSIYAISKEQVVSDEKIQEVIYHAVKHTPSAFNSQSARVVVLLGEQHDKLWDITKETLRKIVPENNFASTEEKMNAFKSGYGTVLYFEDNQVVEELQENFALYKENFPIWSQQSSGMLQFAIWTTLEIEGFGATLQHYNPLIDEEVRKEWAVPETWKLTAQMPFGKPVVPAGEKEFQPLENRVKIYK from the coding sequence ATGATGGCAAAAGATTTTTACTCAGCAATTGAAGACCGAAGATCTATTTATGCGATTAGTAAAGAGCAAGTAGTTTCTGATGAGAAAATTCAAGAAGTGATTTATCATGCTGTAAAACATACACCTTCAGCCTTTAATTCTCAGAGTGCTCGTGTTGTCGTCTTGCTAGGAGAACAACACGATAAATTATGGGATATTACGAAAGAAACGTTACGAAAAATTGTACCTGAAAATAACTTTGCATCTACTGAAGAAAAAATGAATGCATTTAAAAGTGGTTATGGAACGGTTTTATACTTTGAAGATAATCAAGTAGTGGAAGAACTGCAAGAAAACTTTGCATTATATAAAGAGAATTTTCCAATTTGGTCTCAGCAATCCTCAGGAATGTTACAATTTGCAATTTGGACAACTTTAGAAATCGAAGGATTTGGTGCTACATTGCAGCATTACAATCCATTAATTGATGAAGAAGTGAGAAAAGAATGGGCAGTTCCAGAAACCTGGAAACTTACTGCGCAAATGCCGTTTGGTAAACCAGTGGTACCTGCAGGCGAAAAAGAATTTCAGCCATTAGAAAACCGTGTGAAAATTTATAAATAA
- the entFM gene encoding enterotoxin EntFM, with the protein MKKVIAGLAAASVVGVAVPGMDSAHAQVSNEALKEINGQTQTQTQTTVTETKTVETKSDLKYTVTADVLNVRSGAGTGHNVISKVKSGQVLQVIGQENGWFKVTVNGQTGYVSGDFVTTGDQKGTSTVQQGTGTYTVNVSSLNVRTGPSTSHTVLGSVNKGKTVQVVSEVQDWFKINFNGGTGYVSKDFVTKGGSAVSNQTQQPTTNNNTTTVQTGGSYVVNTGALKVRTGPATYNAVIGGVTNGKVLNVTGAENGWYKINHNGRTGYVSADFVKFVKGGVNNVTNNVQQPVKDVQKPTTGGDTSSIAGFARSLNGSPYRTAGTTPAGFDCSGFIHYVLNQTGHKGARQTVAGYWSSKTKTSNPQPGDLVYFQNTYKSGPSHMGVYLGNGQFISAETDATGVRISSVSNSYWSKHMLGYTKAY; encoded by the coding sequence ATGAAAAAAGTAATTGCAGGTTTAGCAGCAGCTTCTGTAGTAGGTGTTGCAGTTCCAGGTATGGATTCTGCTCATGCACAAGTTTCAAACGAAGCGCTAAAAGAAATTAATGGACAAACTCAAACTCAAACTCAAACGACTGTAACTGAAACAAAAACTGTAGAAACAAAATCTGACTTAAAATACACAGTAACTGCTGATGTATTAAATGTTCGTTCAGGTGCTGGTACAGGGCATAATGTTATTTCTAAAGTGAAATCAGGTCAAGTACTACAAGTAATTGGACAAGAAAACGGTTGGTTCAAAGTAACTGTAAACGGTCAAACTGGTTATGTAAGTGGTGACTTCGTAACGACTGGTGATCAAAAAGGAACTTCTACTGTTCAACAAGGAACAGGTACTTACACAGTAAACGTTTCTTCACTTAACGTACGTACAGGCCCAAGTACATCTCATACAGTATTAGGCTCTGTAAATAAAGGTAAAACAGTACAAGTTGTTAGTGAAGTACAAGATTGGTTTAAAATCAACTTCAATGGTGGAACTGGATACGTAAGCAAAGACTTCGTAACAAAAGGTGGTTCTGCTGTATCTAACCAAACACAACAACCAACTACAAACAACAATACTACTACAGTTCAAACTGGTGGTTCTTATGTTGTTAACACTGGTGCTTTAAAAGTACGTACAGGTCCAGCTACATACAACGCTGTAATCGGTGGCGTAACAAACGGTAAAGTATTAAACGTTACTGGCGCTGAAAATGGTTGGTACAAAATTAACCATAACGGTCGCACAGGTTACGTAAGTGCAGACTTCGTTAAGTTTGTAAAAGGCGGAGTAAACAACGTTACGAATAACGTTCAACAACCAGTTAAAGATGTACAAAAACCAACAACAGGTGGAGATACATCTTCAATCGCTGGATTTGCTAGATCTTTAAATGGTTCACCATACAGAACTGCTGGTACAACACCTGCTGGTTTTGACTGCAGTGGATTCATTCACTATGTATTAAATCAAACTGGTCATAAAGGCGCTCGTCAAACAGTTGCTGGATACTGGAGCTCTAAAACAAAAACTAGCAATCCACAACCAGGTGATTTAGTATACTTCCAAAATACTTATAAATCAGGTCCTTCTCACATGGGTGTTTACTTAGGAAACGGTCAGTTCATTAGTGCAGAAACTGATGCAACTGGTGTACGTATTAGTTCTGTAAGTAACTCTTACTGGAGCAAGCACATGTTAGGTTACACAAAAGCATACTAA
- a CDS encoding DegT/DnrJ/EryC1/StrS family aminotransferase, whose protein sequence is MENIPFLRASTVPVIEYLEELKEIDTSHIYTNYGPINQRFEEIIMSDFFQNRGAVTTVANATLGLMAAIQLKKRKKGKYALMPSFTFPATPLAAIWCGLEPYFIDISIDDWYMDKTVLLDKIEELKEEIAIVVPYATFGSWMNLEEYEELEKRGVPVVVDAAPGFGLMNGSMHYGQDFSGMIVYSFHATKPFGIGEGGLIYSKNEEDIQRIKRMGNFGFDKNRECTMMGFNCKMSEYAAAIGIATMKKWDQKLKERTRISEWYKQLLQNTRLMQKGWQVQKTEVVIQQFMPILCPEEVHNIQVIEELKKQNIEARLYFSPSCHQQVLFRNYKSTDLTKTNKIAKRIVSLPLWEGMTKEIVEQIVSCLGQKVVWADE, encoded by the coding sequence ATGGAGAATATTCCTTTTTTACGTGCTTCAACTGTACCTGTAATTGAGTATTTGGAAGAATTGAAGGAAATTGATACATCTCATATATATACGAATTATGGACCTATAAATCAACGTTTTGAAGAAATAATTATGTCGGATTTTTTTCAGAACAGGGGAGCTGTTACAACAGTAGCAAACGCAACGTTAGGGTTAATGGCGGCCATTCAACTTAAGAAAAGAAAAAAAGGAAAGTATGCCCTCATGCCTAGTTTTACATTCCCTGCGACTCCATTAGCGGCTATTTGGTGTGGATTGGAACCTTATTTTATTGATATTTCAATAGATGATTGGTATATGGATAAAACAGTACTTTTGGATAAGATTGAAGAATTAAAAGAAGAGATTGCGATTGTTGTCCCGTACGCAACTTTTGGATCATGGATGAACTTAGAAGAATATGAAGAATTAGAGAAGAGGGGTGTTCCGGTTGTCGTAGATGCGGCACCGGGATTCGGATTAATGAATGGAAGTATGCATTATGGACAGGATTTTAGTGGAATGATCGTATATAGTTTTCATGCAACAAAGCCTTTCGGAATTGGTGAAGGAGGGCTTATATATAGTAAAAATGAAGAAGATATACAACGTATTAAAAGAATGGGGAATTTCGGATTTGATAAAAATCGTGAATGTACGATGATGGGATTTAATTGTAAAATGTCTGAATATGCAGCCGCTATTGGGATTGCAACTATGAAAAAATGGGATCAAAAATTAAAAGAACGCACCCGTATTTCTGAATGGTATAAACAGTTGTTACAAAATACTAGGTTAATGCAAAAAGGGTGGCAAGTCCAAAAGACAGAAGTAGTTATTCAACAATTTATGCCTATTCTTTGTCCAGAAGAAGTTCACAACATACAAGTAATAGAAGAACTGAAAAAACAGAACATAGAAGCTAGATTATACTTTTCACCATCTTGCCACCAACAAGTACTTTTTAGAAACTATAAATCTACAGATTTAACAAAAACGAATAAAATAGCAAAACGAATAGTAAGTTTACCTTTATGGGAAGGAATGACGAAAGAAATAGTAGAACAAATTGTAAGCTGTTTAGGGCAGAAGGTGGTTTGGGCAGATGAATAG
- a CDS encoding acyltransferase gives MNSFYSLEELKKIGFLSVGKNVLISKKASIYNPGVISVGNHVRIDDFCILSGKITIGSYSHISAYTALYGGEVGIEMHDFANISAKTLIYAVLDDFSGNTLMGPTVPNQYRNVKTEKVILKKHAIIGADSIIFPNVTIGEGTAVGAMSMVKESLDDWYIYAGVPVRKVKPRQKKMLELEIDFLKSIHS, from the coding sequence ATGAATAGTTTTTATAGTTTAGAAGAACTAAAGAAAATTGGTTTTTTGTCTGTTGGGAAAAATGTATTGATTAGTAAAAAAGCAAGTATATATAATCCAGGTGTTATATCAGTTGGTAATCATGTAAGAATTGATGATTTTTGCATTTTAAGTGGCAAAATCACAATTGGAAGTTATTCGCATATATCAGCGTATACAGCGTTATATGGAGGAGAAGTTGGAATTGAAATGCATGACTTTGCAAATATCTCAGCTAAAACATTAATATATGCAGTACTTGATGATTTCAGTGGAAATACATTAATGGGGCCAACCGTCCCGAATCAATATAGGAATGTGAAAACAGAAAAAGTTATTTTAAAAAAACATGCGATTATTGGTGCTGATTCTATTATTTTTCCAAATGTAACTATAGGAGAAGGCACGGCAGTCGGTGCGATGAGTATGGTAAAAGAGAGTTTAGATGATTGGTATATTTATGCGGGAGTTCCCGTAAGAAAAGTAAAACCTCGTCAAAAAAAGATGCTAGAGTTAGAAATTGATTTTTTAAAAAGCATTCATTCTTAA
- the cydC gene encoding thiol reductant ABC exporter subunit CydC — MSNWIKPYIQQNKGRMTLTIFLGLLGVSSGAMLLFISGYLISKSALRPENVMAVYVPIVATRAFSIGQAVFHYIERLVGHDVVLRILEKMRTKLYRIVEPQALFFRSRFQTGDMLGVLSEDIEHLQNLYLRTIFPSILALVVYSIFVLVIGAFDVMFALIAASMLAIIVFLLPLVSLLLMKQHHVTLKQGRSRLYQQLTDAVFGLSDWQASGRKDEFIDKYVEKNAQLLKTEKRMKRWNHIRDSIIQLVVGIVVISMIIWTGNEAASEQIAPTVIAAFVLMTLSVTNALIPLSDAIDRIPSYVESAHRLNQVEGNDVLQDKKELHEDKDYVASKHIDIELNHVSYSYPDSNEFVLKDVSLQIKAGKKIAILGRSGTGKSTLLKLLTGAISPLHGEVLLNSEHAHTNLLAKYISVLNQKPHLFDTTIGNNVRIGKPEATDEEIWTALEKAQLASHIASLPDGLQTKMHEMGKRFSGGERQRVAFARTLMQEAPIIVLDEPTIGLDPKTELSLIETMFSATEEKTVIWITHHLVGIEHVDEVIFLDRGQIVMQGSHEQLLTENEKYRKLYELDKGI, encoded by the coding sequence ATGAGTAACTGGATTAAACCTTATATACAGCAAAATAAAGGTAGAATGACTTTAACTATTTTCCTTGGTCTTCTTGGAGTTAGTTCAGGTGCGATGCTACTTTTTATTTCAGGTTATTTAATCTCTAAATCTGCTCTTAGACCAGAAAATGTAATGGCTGTATATGTTCCTATCGTTGCAACGCGTGCGTTTAGTATAGGACAAGCTGTGTTTCATTATATAGAGCGTTTAGTCGGACATGACGTTGTACTACGCATATTAGAAAAAATGAGAACGAAACTATATAGGATAGTAGAACCACAGGCGTTATTTTTCCGTTCGCGATTTCAAACGGGTGATATGTTAGGGGTATTATCCGAAGATATAGAGCATTTGCAAAACCTATATTTACGTACAATATTTCCAAGCATATTAGCATTAGTTGTATATAGCATATTCGTACTTGTTATCGGTGCATTTGACGTGATGTTTGCACTTATTGCAGCAAGTATGTTGGCTATTATCGTTTTTCTTCTTCCACTTGTATCATTACTTTTAATGAAGCAACATCATGTTACATTAAAGCAAGGAAGAAGCCGTTTGTATCAACAACTAACAGATGCTGTTTTTGGATTATCTGATTGGCAAGCAAGTGGTAGAAAAGATGAATTCATTGATAAGTATGTAGAAAAAAATGCTCAGTTGTTAAAAACGGAGAAAAGAATGAAGCGCTGGAATCATATTCGAGATAGTATCATTCAATTAGTAGTGGGGATTGTAGTTATTTCAATGATCATATGGACTGGAAATGAGGCGGCCAGTGAACAGATTGCGCCTACCGTTATTGCGGCTTTCGTCTTAATGACGTTATCTGTCACAAACGCGCTTATTCCTCTTTCAGATGCAATCGATCGAATTCCATCATATGTAGAATCTGCTCATCGTCTCAATCAAGTAGAAGGTAATGATGTTTTGCAGGATAAAAAGGAATTACATGAAGATAAAGATTATGTTGCATCAAAACATATAGACATTGAATTAAATCATGTATCGTATAGTTATCCAGATAGTAATGAATTCGTATTGAAAGACGTATCATTACAAATAAAAGCAGGGAAGAAAATCGCCATTTTAGGAAGAAGCGGAACAGGGAAATCTACTTTATTAAAACTGTTAACAGGTGCGATAAGCCCGTTACATGGTGAAGTTTTATTGAATAGTGAACATGCTCATACGAATCTTTTAGCAAAATATATTTCTGTATTGAATCAAAAGCCACATTTATTCGATACGACAATTGGAAATAATGTGCGAATCGGCAAACCAGAGGCTACAGATGAAGAGATATGGACAGCGTTAGAGAAAGCACAATTAGCTTCGCATATTGCTTCTCTTCCAGATGGACTACAAACAAAAATGCATGAAATGGGAAAAAGGTTTTCTGGCGGGGAAAGACAACGGGTTGCTTTTGCTAGAACGCTAATGCAAGAAGCGCCAATTATTGTACTTGATGAACCTACGATTGGCTTAGATCCAAAGACAGAATTATCTTTAATCGAAACAATGTTTTCTGCAACGGAAGAAAAGACAGTTATTTGGATTACACACCATCTTGTAGGAATTGAACATGTAGATGAAGTTATATTCCTTGATCGTGGTCAAATCGTAATGCAGGGTAGTCATGAACAACTTCTTACAGAAAATGAGAAGTATCGAAAGCTTTATGAACTAGATAAAGGAATATAG
- a CDS encoding glycosyltransferase, whose protein sequence is MRTRIERTEEMVDQLPLVSVLIPTYNRPRYFEEALCSVLEQTYPNIEIIVGDDSTNDETEKVLQKYLCDHSNIIYIKNRSTLGQFENALMLFNEANGEYINFLMDDDIFHVNKIEKMMKYFFNDLDNEIKLVTSHRQVIDDKGEELRHIYSTVRLFEEDMIIEGTELGNRVIIDQKNYIGEPTTVLFRKNDLQEPYGIFDKRRYLCNVDIASWLSLLSKGKAVYIAETLSYFRLHQDQQLNESNKMMDGLEDFSHSIIAGEKYGFLSTEKDLDKAITNFLDYARRIVPSSILYTLDYYQKVRGKKINIEKKKQHINNNSSLPKVSILIPAYNRPYYLELALNSALNQTYENIEIVISDDSTNNEVNAMIQPYLREYECITYVKNETPLVAENFNKCIELANGEYINFLLDDDLFHHEKIERMMEYFLKLENISFVTSYRELIDENGEILPPTTLNMKIAKETTLFEGKELGNYILKNLKNIVGEPTTVLFNRDLFEGKFGYFKGKAYSAINDIATWLDMMRRGKVVYIQEPLSYFRQHSGQNQKQMHFILMTIEEWIELIIDAYNSGFLSSERDYKESLSYCLENAGFIVKDAVRNGELDKIYNEKIEKGLNKLVAHMFEKECCYCQYCNQQFEKFSPWPAHYDFPKYKFEMWNKDTGICPVCSSMDRERLYRAYIETETDLLSRKYTILHIAPEANLRDWFNEYKNITYVCGDLEPKDPLMKEIDVTRITYDSNTFDVILCSHVLEHVPDDDKAMRELYRVLKPGGWGIIQVPIVMNVDSIIENELIVTPQLRKLAFGQEDHVRIYNQSGFIQRLINAGFKVELYNIAEKQGMKSARKFGLSETDMLYIVRK, encoded by the coding sequence ATGAGAACTCGTATTGAAAGAACTGAAGAGATGGTAGATCAACTTCCATTGGTAAGTGTTTTAATTCCTACATATAATCGTCCTCGCTACTTTGAAGAGGCGTTATGTAGTGTGTTAGAACAAACGTACCCTAATATAGAAATTATAGTTGGAGATGATAGTACGAATGACGAAACAGAAAAGGTGTTACAAAAATACTTATGTGATCATTCAAATATTATTTATATAAAAAACAGGTCAACTCTCGGACAATTTGAAAATGCGCTAATGTTATTTAATGAAGCGAACGGAGAGTATATAAACTTTTTAATGGATGATGATATATTTCATGTGAATAAAATTGAAAAAATGATGAAGTATTTTTTCAATGATCTAGATAATGAAATTAAGCTTGTAACATCTCATCGTCAAGTAATTGATGATAAAGGAGAAGAACTACGCCATATTTATTCAACTGTTCGTTTATTTGAAGAGGATATGATTATAGAGGGAACAGAATTAGGGAATAGGGTAATTATAGATCAAAAAAATTATATCGGAGAACCGACAACAGTTTTATTTCGTAAAAATGATTTACAAGAACCGTATGGGATTTTTGATAAGAGGAGGTATCTATGCAACGTAGATATAGCTTCATGGTTATCTTTATTAAGTAAAGGAAAAGCAGTATATATAGCAGAGACACTTAGTTACTTTCGATTACATCAAGATCAACAGCTAAATGAATCTAATAAAATGATGGATGGATTAGAAGATTTTTCACATAGTATTATAGCAGGAGAAAAGTATGGTTTCTTATCCACCGAAAAAGATTTAGACAAAGCGATAACTAATTTTCTAGATTATGCAAGAAGGATAGTTCCATCATCGATATTATATACATTAGACTATTATCAAAAAGTTAGGGGAAAGAAAATAAACATAGAAAAGAAAAAACAACATATAAATAATAATTCTTCATTACCGAAAGTAAGTATACTGATTCCAGCGTACAATAGACCTTATTACTTGGAATTGGCACTCAACAGCGCTCTGAATCAAACATATGAAAATATTGAAATTGTTATTTCTGACGACAGTACAAATAATGAAGTCAATGCTATGATTCAACCGTATTTACGTGAATATGAGTGTATTACATATGTTAAAAATGAAACGCCGTTAGTTGCTGAAAACTTTAATAAGTGTATAGAACTTGCGAACGGAGAGTATATAAACTTTTTATTAGATGATGACTTATTTCACCATGAAAAAATCGAGAGAATGATGGAATACTTTTTGAAGTTAGAAAATATTTCATTTGTGACGTCATATCGTGAACTGATTGATGAGAATGGGGAGATATTACCACCCACAACATTGAATATGAAAATTGCGAAAGAAACTACACTTTTTGAAGGAAAAGAATTAGGGAATTATATATTAAAAAACTTAAAAAATATAGTTGGTGAGCCGACAACTGTTCTGTTTAATCGAGATTTGTTTGAAGGGAAGTTTGGGTATTTTAAAGGGAAGGCGTATTCTGCTATTAACGATATTGCAACATGGCTAGATATGATGAGGAGAGGAAAGGTAGTTTATATACAAGAACCTCTCAGTTATTTTAGACAACATAGTGGACAAAATCAAAAACAAATGCACTTTATTTTAATGACAATTGAAGAATGGATTGAATTAATTATAGATGCGTATAATAGTGGATTTTTAAGTTCTGAAAGAGATTATAAAGAGAGCTTATCTTATTGTTTAGAAAATGCGGGATTTATAGTTAAGGATGCAGTAAGAAATGGCGAACTAGATAAAATTTATAATGAAAAGATAGAAAAAGGGTTAAACAAGCTAGTTGCTCATATGTTTGAGAAAGAATGTTGTTATTGTCAATATTGCAATCAACAATTTGAAAAATTTTCCCCATGGCCAGCACATTATGATTTTCCGAAATATAAATTCGAGATGTGGAATAAAGATACAGGGATATGTCCAGTTTGTAGTTCGATGGATCGTGAAAGATTGTATCGTGCGTACATTGAAACAGAAACGGACTTGTTAAGTAGAAAATATACTATACTTCATATTGCACCTGAAGCGAATTTAAGAGATTGGTTTAACGAGTATAAAAATATTACGTATGTATGTGGGGATTTAGAGCCAAAGGATCCACTAATGAAGGAAATTGATGTTACAAGAATTACATATGATAGTAATACTTTTGATGTAATTTTATGTAGCCACGTATTAGAACACGTTCCTGATGATGACAAAGCAATGCGAGAGTTATATAGAGTTTTGAAGCCAGGTGGATGGGGAATTATTCAAGTACCAATCGTAATGAATGTGGATTCTATTATAGAGAATGAATTAATTGTAACTCCACAATTGAGGAAATTAGCTTTTGGTCAAGAAGATCATGTGAGAATTTATAATCAATCAGGATTCATTCAACGATTAATAAATGCGGGATTTAAGGTGGAATTATATAACATAGCTGAAAAACAAGGAATGAAAAGTGCTAGGAAATTTGGACTATCTGAAACAGATATGCTCTATATTGTCCGAAAATGA
- a CDS encoding DUF6376 family protein translates to MKIKSILLACIASIGLMGCSLVEEGKNSLDYAQKATDYVNEISAFANDAPALAEKAVNDSEARKELETKLSEIKQDIPAFNELTPPDVAKDLHQQIVGYNEKLNTLIDTAMTKIEEGKVDVEQFKNSELMQTVDQVRDLKDKIQNLGQ, encoded by the coding sequence ATGAAAATAAAATCAATTTTATTAGCATGTATAGCCTCAATTGGATTAATGGGATGTTCACTAGTAGAGGAAGGAAAGAACTCCCTAGATTATGCGCAAAAAGCGACGGACTATGTAAATGAAATAAGTGCATTTGCAAATGATGCACCAGCATTAGCTGAAAAGGCCGTTAATGATAGCGAAGCTCGAAAAGAATTAGAAACGAAGCTTAGTGAAATTAAACAAGATATACCCGCTTTCAATGAATTAACGCCACCTGATGTAGCGAAGGATCTTCATCAGCAAATCGTCGGATATAACGAAAAGTTAAATACGTTAATTGATACGGCGATGACAAAGATAGAAGAAGGAAAAGTGGATGTAGAGCAATTTAAAAACTCTGAGCTTATGCAGACGGTTGATCAAGTTCGAGATTTGAAAGATAAGATACAAAATTTAGGCCAATAA
- a CDS encoding S66 peptidase family protein, protein MILPKSLKYGDTIGIYSPSSPVTYTSPKRFERAKSFLQQKGFHILEGSLTGRYDYYRSGSIQERAEELNALIRNSDVSCIMSTIGGMNSNSLLPYIDYEAFQNNPKIMIGYSDATALLLGIYAKTGIPTFYGPALVPSFGEFEPFVDDTYKYFSETLQNDPPLPYNIKQPLFWSDEFINWEEKTKEKELRPNNWISVTNGQATGRVIGGNLNTIQGIWGSSYMPCIQEGDILFIEDSSKDAATIERSFSLLKINGVFDKVSGIILGKHEQFDDCGTNRKPYEILLEVLQNQRIPLLADFDCCHTHPMITMPIGVQVNMDVNNKTIHILEKWNI, encoded by the coding sequence ATGATACTTCCAAAATCTTTAAAATACGGAGACACAATTGGGATTTACTCACCTTCTTCTCCAGTAACCTACACTTCTCCCAAAAGATTTGAACGAGCGAAATCTTTCTTACAACAGAAAGGATTTCACATATTAGAAGGTTCACTAACAGGTCGATATGATTATTATCGTTCAGGTAGCATACAAGAACGTGCTGAGGAACTAAACGCCTTGATAAGAAACTCTGATGTTTCTTGTATAATGTCAACAATTGGTGGTATGAATTCTAATTCATTATTACCTTATATTGATTATGAAGCTTTTCAAAATAACCCTAAAATAATGATTGGCTATTCAGATGCAACAGCTTTATTACTAGGGATTTATGCAAAAACAGGAATTCCTACATTTTACGGTCCGGCACTCGTACCTTCCTTTGGAGAATTTGAACCTTTTGTAGATGACACATACAAATATTTCTCAGAAACATTACAAAACGATCCGCCTCTTCCTTACAACATAAAACAACCGTTATTTTGGTCAGATGAATTTATTAATTGGGAAGAAAAAACGAAAGAAAAAGAACTTAGACCAAATAATTGGATTTCTGTAACAAATGGACAAGCTACTGGACGTGTTATTGGCGGCAACTTAAATACAATACAAGGAATTTGGGGCAGCTCTTATATGCCATGTATTCAAGAAGGCGATATTCTATTTATTGAGGATAGCTCAAAAGATGCAGCTACTATTGAAAGAAGCTTTTCATTACTTAAAATTAACGGTGTATTTGACAAAGTTTCAGGCATTATTCTTGGAAAACATGAGCAATTTGATGATTGTGGTACAAATCGCAAACCTTACGAAATACTTTTAGAAGTACTGCAAAACCAAAGAATCCCTTTACTAGCTGACTTCGATTGTTGTCATACCCATCCGATGATCACTATGCCTATAGGTGTTCAAGTGAACATGGATGTAAACAATAAAACGATACATATTTTAGAAAAATGGAACATATAA